Part of the Streptomyces sp. RFCAC02 genome is shown below.
ACGACTCGGCGGCGACCCGATCGTCGTCAACGGGCGCGGACGCCTGATGGCATGTCATGCATTCCACACTGAAGATCGCCCCTGGTGCCCCCTCCCCACCCCCCACGGTGAGCACCCAGTCGGCGGACTTGATGATCGACCGGCGGCTCATCCCCGGCCCCTGCGGCTGCGGGCGTTCACCTCGGCGACGCGAGCGCTCAGGTGTTCGGCCCTGGTCAGGGGTCTCACGTCCTCCGGCCGGGCGTCCCACTTCGGGCCGCCGCCGGGTGGCCGCAGACAGACACGCGACTCTTCGCGCTCCACCACCTGACCGACCTTGCCCCGCCTGGTGTCCTGGGCAAGTGCGCCGACATGGGGGGCAGCCGCCTGCGCCGGAGTTGCTTTCCTCTCCATGGCCCCGAAGTTCCCGCATGCGGTGCGTGCCCGTCCAGCGACCAGGAGTCAGCCTCTTGTAGGCCGGCCGTAGGCCATACTCCTTCGTCATGGGCATCGGTGACCGTATCCGCAAGCGGCGGGAAGAACTCGGCTGGACTCAGGAGAAGGTGGCCAAGGAGACCTGCCGCGCCGCAGGAGTGGCCGCCAACACGCTGGGGCGTCAGGAGATCTACCGCTATGAAAAGGGGAAACGGACTCCCCGCGAATGGCTTCCGGCCATAGCCGAGGCGCTTGGCCTGGAGCAGGAGGAACTCACCGCCCCGGAAGAACTCCCGGGCATCGACGTATCCGGTATTTGGTTGAGCAGGTATACCTATTCGAGCACCCGGAAGGGCGAAGTCAGCCGGGAACACTTCGTCGTCGTCCAGCAACAGGGATCCCGCATCAGCATGGAGAGTCTGCCCCTGTCGAACGACTCCCCGGTCTCTCTCGATCTCACGGTGAAAGGCCCTGTGATCACGGGTAACTGGGTCGAACAGACGGCAGTGGACGGCTACTACCAGGGAGCCGTGTATCACGGGGCGATCCAGATGCTGGCAGACCTGACCGGACGCAGGCTGGCGGGCAAGTGGGTGGGTTTCACGAGGGATTTCACAGTGGACACCGGCCCGTGGGAGATGACCTTCCAGGAAAGATCCACCAGTCCGTCGACGCGTCAGCAGTACGACCGGCCGCCCGGCGCATGAGGCTCCCGTGAACACCCGCACGGCGGGGGGCGGTAATCGGGTGCGCGTACGAACGGTCACCCGTAAGCCGGGCAGTGCGGCGCCGCGTCAGTGACCGGCTCACCAGCGGGAACGCTGGGAGAAAGCGCTTCCTGACGAGTGGAGCCCGCCATGCAGTCCGATCTCGCCTCTCCCGGTCTCATCCGTACGGTCCGCACCTACGTCGTCGATCTCGCCGAACGCGTGGTGACGACCTTCGTCGTGGCGGCCGCCGGTGTCGCGGTCGCGGCCGGTCCGGCCGATCTGTTCTCGGCAAGCTACTGGGAAACGGCCGGCGCCGCCGGCATCGCCGCCGTCGGTTCCCTCATCAAGGGCCTCGCGGCCCGGTTCGTCGGCGACCGCAACAGCGCCGGGGCCGTGTCCGGGACCTGAACGCCCGGGGCGCCCGCGGCCGGTCGCCCCGGGCGCCCCGCTCAGATCTGGCCCCGGCGCCGCGCCGACTTGATCAGCAGCGTCCACAGCAGGCCGTATCCCGCCGCCATCGCGACGCACGCCAGCCCGGCGGACGGCTCCCCGGTCACCATCATCGCCACGCCGACCAGCGCGAGGATCACGGCCACCGGGATGCCGACACGCATGCTGCGCCGGATGATGGTGCCCTGCCGTTCACGGTCGCGGCGGCGCCGCGCGTCGTACTCCTCCTGGGACATGCGCCCCGATTCCACCGCCTTCCGCTGTCTTCGGAGTTCACGGCGCCCGAGGAGGACGGCGAGGGCGACGCACACGACGCCGACGACGAGCACCCAGGGCAGCCAGGCGTCGGGGATCATGGAACCTGCCCTCGCGAGTTCCCGCATGACGTGACTCCCGTTTTTCATTGGCGAGTTGGGACTCACCTACGGGTACCCGGCCACCGGCGGGGATCACGCGGTGTCCGGTCAGCCCCCTCCTCCGCCACCACCCCCGCCGCCCCCGCACCCGCCACCGCCGCCGCCTCCGCCGCAGCTCGAACCGCCACCGCAACCGCCGCCACCGCTGTGGCCGGACCAGCCGCCGCCGTTGTTCCGGCGGCGTCTTCCCCCGGAACCCCCGCGCCTGAAGAAGACGAACCAGACGATCCCGACCCACACCCCGGCGAGGAGGACGGGTCCGATCCACAGCCCGGCGATGAAGAGAAAACCCGACCCGTCCACGACGCGCCCCCCAACGCAGAAGAGAACTGATTGCCAGTCACCAACAGGGACGCCGCCGGGCACCCGTCCGTTCCCCGCGTTCCTCGATCCACGGGCGAACCCGCTGCGCTGCGGATCGTCAGCCCGCGAGGCGGTCCAGCTCCTCGCCGATCGCCCCGCGCAGCGCGTCGTGCCGCCGGCCGAGCGCGTACCGTTCGTCGCTCCACCGCTCACGCGGGTACAGCCACACGGGTCCGCCCGCGAGTCCGCCGGGCTCCCATGCGTACCGCGGCCACACATGCACGTGCAGGAACGGGTCGGTGTTCCCGAGGATTTCGAGGTTGACCCGCCGGAAGGCCGGATCCAGCCGGCCGCAGGCGCGTTCGACGGCCTCCCCGAGCCGGTCCATGTCGGCCAGGAAGGCCGACCGCCTGCGCCGGGGCAGCTCCGACAGTCGCCCGACAGCGGGGTCATCGGCCAGCAGCACCGAATATCCGGGCAGGAATTGAACGTCCCCGACCACCGCGAAGCCGGCCCCGAGCCGCCGCAGCACCGTCGGATTCTCACCCCGGAGCGCGCTGCCGATCCGGTCCTTCCGCCAGTCACCCGTCACGGTCGGCGCGGCCTCCCTGAGCGTCGAGTCATGGTCACGGGCACGGTCTCAGTCCAGGAGGGGTGGTGGGAAGTCCGCGCAGGCACTGTAGTCGGCGGTGGCGGAGAGGCCGGACGGGTAGAGGGTGGCCTCGATGGAGTAGGT
Proteins encoded:
- a CDS encoding helix-turn-helix transcriptional regulator, which gives rise to MGIGDRIRKRREELGWTQEKVAKETCRAAGVAANTLGRQEIYRYEKGKRTPREWLPAIAEALGLEQEELTAPEELPGIDVSGIWLSRYTYSSTRKGEVSREHFVVVQQQGSRISMESLPLSNDSPVSLDLTVKGPVITGNWVEQTAVDGYYQGAVYHGAIQMLADLTGRRLAGKWVGFTRDFTVDTGPWEMTFQERSTSPSTRQQYDRPPGA
- a CDS encoding diadenosine tetraphosphate hydrolase; the encoded protein is MTGDWRKDRIGSALRGENPTVLRRLGAGFAVVGDVQFLPGYSVLLADDPAVGRLSELPRRRRSAFLADMDRLGEAVERACGRLDPAFRRVNLEILGNTDPFLHVHVWPRYAWEPGGLAGGPVWLYPRERWSDERYALGRRHDALRGAIGEELDRLAG